From one Rhineura floridana isolate rRhiFlo1 chromosome 4, rRhiFlo1.hap2, whole genome shotgun sequence genomic stretch:
- the HEY2 gene encoding hairy/enhancer-of-split related with YRPW motif protein 2 isoform X1 has product MKRPCDETTSDSDMDETIDVGSENNYSGHSASSVIRSNSPTTTSQIMARKKRRGIIEKRRRDRINNSLSELRRLVPTAFEKQGSAKLEKAEILQMTVDHLKMLQATGGKGYFDAHALAMDFISIGFRECLTEVARYLSSVEGLDTSDPLRVRLVSHLSSCASQREAAAMTSTMAHHHHPFHPHHWAAAFHHLPTALLQQNGLNTSDISPCRLSTASEVPPHGSALLTATFAHADSTLRVPSAGSVAPCVPPLSTSLLSLSATVHAAAAAAAQSFPLSFAGAFPMLPPSAAAAAVAAATAISPPISVSATASPQQSSGNGNNKPYRPWGTEVGAF; this is encoded by the exons ATGAAGCGGCCTTGCGACGAAACTACCTCAGACAGCGATATGGACGAGACTATAGACGTAGGGAGTGAAAATAATTACTCTGG GCACAGTGCCAGTTCTGTGATCCGATCAAATTCTCCTACGACAACATCTCAGATTATGGCCagaaaaaaaagaagaggg ATCATAGAAAAAAGGCGCCGTGATCGTATAAATAACAGTTTATCCGAACTGAGGCGGCTTGTGCCAACAGCTTTTGAAAAACAA GGATCTGCCAAATTAGAAAAAGCAGAAATCCTGCAAATGACAGTGGATCATTTGAAGATGCTCCAGGCTACAGGCGGGAAAG GTTACTTTGATGCTCATGCCCTCGCCATGGATTTCATTAGCATTGGGTTTCGAGAATGTTTAACTGAAGTTGCGAGATACCTGAGCTCAGTAGAAGGTCTGGACACATCTGACCCTCTAAGAGTTAGACTAGTCTCTCATCTCAGTTCATGTGCTTCTCAGAGGGAAGCTGCTGCAATGACCTCAACGATGGCGCATCATCATCACCCTTTCCATCCTCACCATTGGGCAGCAGCTTTCCACCATCTTCCTACAGCTTTACTGCAGCAAAATGGACTTAATACCTCTGACATCTCCCCTTGCAGACTCTCAACAGCATCAGAAGTGCCTCCCCATGGATCTGCTCTTCTCACAGCCACTTTTGCTCATGCTGATTCCACGCTTAGAGTGCCCTCTGCTGGTAGCGTTGCTCCCTGCGTCCCACCACTTTCTACCTCTCTTCTCTCACTCTCAGCCACTGTACATGCTGCAGCCGCTGCAGCAGCTCAGAGCTTTCCCTTGTCTTTCGCAGGGGCATTCCCAATGCTTCCAcctagtgcagcagcagcagcagtggcagctgcaACAGCAATCAGCCCACCGATATCTGTATCTGCAACTGCCAGCCCTCAGCAATCCAGTGGGAATGGAAACAATAAACCCTATCGACCTTGGGGGACTGAAGTTGGAGCTTTCTAA
- the HEY2 gene encoding hairy/enhancer-of-split related with YRPW motif protein 2 isoform X2, translating to MARKKRRGIIEKRRRDRINNSLSELRRLVPTAFEKQGSAKLEKAEILQMTVDHLKMLQATGGKGYFDAHALAMDFISIGFRECLTEVARYLSSVEGLDTSDPLRVRLVSHLSSCASQREAAAMTSTMAHHHHPFHPHHWAAAFHHLPTALLQQNGLNTSDISPCRLSTASEVPPHGSALLTATFAHADSTLRVPSAGSVAPCVPPLSTSLLSLSATVHAAAAAAAQSFPLSFAGAFPMLPPSAAAAAVAAATAISPPISVSATASPQQSSGNGNNKPYRPWGTEVGAF from the exons ATGGCCagaaaaaaaagaagaggg ATCATAGAAAAAAGGCGCCGTGATCGTATAAATAACAGTTTATCCGAACTGAGGCGGCTTGTGCCAACAGCTTTTGAAAAACAA GGATCTGCCAAATTAGAAAAAGCAGAAATCCTGCAAATGACAGTGGATCATTTGAAGATGCTCCAGGCTACAGGCGGGAAAG GTTACTTTGATGCTCATGCCCTCGCCATGGATTTCATTAGCATTGGGTTTCGAGAATGTTTAACTGAAGTTGCGAGATACCTGAGCTCAGTAGAAGGTCTGGACACATCTGACCCTCTAAGAGTTAGACTAGTCTCTCATCTCAGTTCATGTGCTTCTCAGAGGGAAGCTGCTGCAATGACCTCAACGATGGCGCATCATCATCACCCTTTCCATCCTCACCATTGGGCAGCAGCTTTCCACCATCTTCCTACAGCTTTACTGCAGCAAAATGGACTTAATACCTCTGACATCTCCCCTTGCAGACTCTCAACAGCATCAGAAGTGCCTCCCCATGGATCTGCTCTTCTCACAGCCACTTTTGCTCATGCTGATTCCACGCTTAGAGTGCCCTCTGCTGGTAGCGTTGCTCCCTGCGTCCCACCACTTTCTACCTCTCTTCTCTCACTCTCAGCCACTGTACATGCTGCAGCCGCTGCAGCAGCTCAGAGCTTTCCCTTGTCTTTCGCAGGGGCATTCCCAATGCTTCCAcctagtgcagcagcagcagcagtggcagctgcaACAGCAATCAGCCCACCGATATCTGTATCTGCAACTGCCAGCCCTCAGCAATCCAGTGGGAATGGAAACAATAAACCCTATCGACCTTGGGGGACTGAAGTTGGAGCTTTCTAA